A single window of Vigna unguiculata cultivar IT97K-499-35 chromosome 1, ASM411807v1, whole genome shotgun sequence DNA harbors:
- the LOC114195299 gene encoding uncharacterized protein LOC114195299 isoform X2 produces the protein MAISLNSIVSFSSTLETKYHDASRYSVGASLPKATQFTPFSLVVSRSRKLVKERRFNHCLPVADSDQLAADNNISEEFDNAENSATNDELSSLKVDAESVSETLESSNGSINQEQGSSSSATKRGSLTARERLKAARAGNRYPQLKASKADMNSRVLEASKQSDKGKRKPGLPEAPTNLFDDSKRGLSTGFTFQFPGGADLFFIVLSFVLISSIMFATTFIVWKVGAIHFNEY, from the exons ATGGCCATATCTTTAAACTCCATAGTTAGCTTCAGCTCAACG CTGGAAACCAAGTATCATGATGCATCAAGATATTCTGTTGGAGCTTCTTTACCAAAGGCCACTCAGTTTACACCCTTCTCGTTGGTGGTATCTAGATCGAGAAAGCTTGTCAAAGAAAGAAGATTCAACCATTGTCTTCCAGTTGCAGACAGTGATCAGCTTGCAGCAGACAACAATATTAGTGAGGAATTTGACAATGCAGAAAATTCAGCAACCAATGATGAGTTATCATCCCTGAAAGTTGATGCTGAGTCAGTTTCTGAAACATTAGAGTCTTCCAATGGTTCGATTAACCAAGAGCAAGGATCATCATCATCAGCAACGAAACGAGGTTCCCTTACAGCAAGAGAGCGGTTAAAGGCGGCTCGAGCCGGCAACCGATACCCCCAATTGAAAGCATCTAAAGCAGACATGAACAGCAGGGTGTTGGAGGCTTCAAAGCAAAGTGACAAAGGGAAGAGAAAACCTGGTCTTCCAGAGGCTCCAACTAATCTCTTTGATGATAGCAAACGAGGGTTGTCAACAGGCTTCACTTTTCAGTTTCCTGGGGGTGCTGATCTCTTTTTCATTgtactttcttttgttttgatcAGCTCAATCATGTTTGCAACAACTTTCATTGTGTGGAAAGTTGGTGCAATCCACTTCAATGAGTACTGA
- the LOC114195299 gene encoding uncharacterized protein LOC114195299 isoform X1 yields the protein MAISLNSIVSFSSTKLETKYHDASRYSVGASLPKATQFTPFSLVVSRSRKLVKERRFNHCLPVADSDQLAADNNISEEFDNAENSATNDELSSLKVDAESVSETLESSNGSINQEQGSSSSATKRGSLTARERLKAARAGNRYPQLKASKADMNSRVLEASKQSDKGKRKPGLPEAPTNLFDDSKRGLSTGFTFQFPGGADLFFIVLSFVLISSIMFATTFIVWKVGAIHFNEY from the exons ATGGCCATATCTTTAAACTCCATAGTTAGCTTCAGCTCAACG AAGCTGGAAACCAAGTATCATGATGCATCAAGATATTCTGTTGGAGCTTCTTTACCAAAGGCCACTCAGTTTACACCCTTCTCGTTGGTGGTATCTAGATCGAGAAAGCTTGTCAAAGAAAGAAGATTCAACCATTGTCTTCCAGTTGCAGACAGTGATCAGCTTGCAGCAGACAACAATATTAGTGAGGAATTTGACAATGCAGAAAATTCAGCAACCAATGATGAGTTATCATCCCTGAAAGTTGATGCTGAGTCAGTTTCTGAAACATTAGAGTCTTCCAATGGTTCGATTAACCAAGAGCAAGGATCATCATCATCAGCAACGAAACGAGGTTCCCTTACAGCAAGAGAGCGGTTAAAGGCGGCTCGAGCCGGCAACCGATACCCCCAATTGAAAGCATCTAAAGCAGACATGAACAGCAGGGTGTTGGAGGCTTCAAAGCAAAGTGACAAAGGGAAGAGAAAACCTGGTCTTCCAGAGGCTCCAACTAATCTCTTTGATGATAGCAAACGAGGGTTGTCAACAGGCTTCACTTTTCAGTTTCCTGGGGGTGCTGATCTCTTTTTCATTgtactttcttttgttttgatcAGCTCAATCATGTTTGCAACAACTTTCATTGTGTGGAAAGTTGGTGCAATCCACTTCAATGAGTACTGA